In Tumebacillus amylolyticus, the genomic stretch CGGAGATACGTTGATCATGGGAGCCTTTCTGCACACGATCACAGCGAGCCGACAGATTCACTCCGCGGTCAAATTCGGCGTGACCCTCGCCGGTGTGGGTCTGACGCTCTTGATGTTCATCTGCATCTGCGTATTGGGCTCGACGGTGGCGGGCCGGATGATGTACCCGAACTACACGCTCGTCGAGCAGATCCACATCACCGACTATCTGGATCGCTTGGAGTTGGTGATGTTCAGCGTCTGGTTGCCGTCGTTCGTTCTGAAAGTGTGCTTCATCTTCACCGCGTTCCTCATCGGGCTGAATTCGTTCACCAAGCGAACGACACTGAATCTGTACTGCCGCCAGTTCGGGTGGTTGTTGCTCACGACGACCGCGATGGCGTTTCACAGCGTGGTGGAAGTGTTTGACTTCGGCAACTATGGCTCGATCCTCCTCGTGGTGGGGATGCAGCTCCCGATTACCATCCTGTTGTTCATCCTCTTGGCTCGGCAAAAGCGCGATCATCGGGAGAGGCAAACCGATCTGGAGATTCAAGCCAAGGAGCAAGAGCGACGAAACGGCCCGGACGCCAAGTGGTACGACCGCGTGCGGATGAAGACGTGGGCGTTGTGCTCGCTGGGGGGGCTCGCGTTCTGTTTTGTATGCATCGGGCTCGGAGCCCTGCTTGGACGCGACATCGCCAAAGTCGGATGGACCTGTGGAGTCGTCTATGTGCTGGTGATGTTCGTCTTGCTTTTCAGCACCTACATGGAGATGCGTCAAGTGCGCCTGAGTTCGGTCAAACCGGAGATCAAACAGAAACGAGAACGCAAACTCGCGTAAAAAAAGGAGGTGTCCCGCCGAGCGGGGCACCTCCTTGGACATTCACTGATTCGAATAAGCCTGCAACGCCTCTCCACTGCTCGCGTCCACAATCACATGGACCACGCGGACGGAGGGTCCGGTCGAGGGGGTGGTGCGGGTGAATCGGACGATGTACGCCGGAGTCCGTTCCAAGCGTCGGTTGACCTTGGCCGAGGTGAGATGTGTGTTGCTCACCAGACAGTACTCCACATGAACGTCCGTCTCCTTGGAGATCAAGTCTCCGTAAGCACTCCGCGCACTCGCAATGGCGTCACTCTGTGCAATCTGAGGGTCATGATCGGGTACATCTAATGTGATTCCGTCTGTGGCTAGGGCCTGTCTTTCCAATTGGGTGTGGTCGCTGAACCAAGCCAGACTCCCCAGAAGGATCGCGACAGCTGTCACGGCGATGTATTTCGTCTTCATGGTCGTCTCCCTGTCGATTGAGGTTTTTCAAGACCTATACTAAGTATACGATACATTTCTTAGATTGTAACGAATCCAAAAAAAGTCCCACTCCGAGGACGGATGTGGGACTTTTTCCTAGGCTTGTACTTTGAAACGGGCGATCATCTCTTGCAACTCCACCGCCATCTGCGACAGTTGTGCCGTCGAGTTGGCGACTTCTTCGACGGAAGCCAACTGCTCTTGCGACGCGGCGACGACCATCTGCGAGTTCTGCGCGGACTGGTTGGCGATATCGGCCATATAGTCCACCGAAGACGCGATCTCTTCGGAGCCGGCCGACATCTCTTCGACCGATGCGGAGACGTCTTCGATCTGGCTCGCGACGTCCTGCGTCATGCTGAGGATGCGTGTGAACGACTCTCCCGCCTGTTGCACCGCTTCCATGCCCTTCTCCACTTCCGCAGTCCCCGCTTGCATCGCCAGAACGGCTTGGTCGGTGTTGCGCTGCATCTCTTCGATGATCGTGTGAATCGACGTTGCCGCACCGCGCGATTGCTCCGCGAGTTGACGCACTTCGTCGGCGACAACGGAGAAGCCCTTACCATGCTCGCCGGCGCGCGCCGCTTCAATCGCCGCGTTCAACGCCAAGAGGTTGACTTGGTTGGCAACTTCCGTGATCAGCTCCACGACTTGTCCGACTTCACGCGAGCGCTCGCCCAAGGCCTGCACGAGTTCGGCCGACATGCCGACCGTTTCGCGGATTGAAGTCATCTGTTCGACCGCTTTGTGGACCGCGCTTGCACCGGTTTCCGACTCACGGGTTGCGACACTCGACGATTCGGTGGCGAGATTCGCCGATTCGGCGACACGTTGCAGACCTTCGCTCATCTGACGCATCGTCGAATTCGTCTCTTCCGCCCCGCGCATCTGCACTTCCGCGCCCTGCGACATGTCTTGGATGGCGTTCGTAATCTCATTTGTCGCATGCGACGTTTGG encodes the following:
- a CDS encoding methyl-accepting chemotaxis protein — encoded protein: MFLRNLKVASKLWVLIGVGVLFLLATGGVSTYYANQIAADSQSMYQDRLLPVQWIGQVRTNNRTVDTDLVEMVLTTDKAEVQRLNQDIENQKLTNAKLIQEYEATNLDPKEVELLEQYKTQLSTYQKMRQNVIDFSLAGKQSQAYGIFDKEVRPVRETLSATLTKLGDYNAEVASNLYVKSDGDVKKASQISLGLLVAALVLMVVIGMLIARTITKPIQRLQALMAQARGGDLTVAGIVKSKDEIGRLTADFNEMILGFNGVVLTLNETAVSLAASAEQLNATTNQTSHATNEITNAIQDMSQGAEVQMRGAEETNSTMRQMSEGLQRVAESANLATESSSVATRESETGASAVHKAVEQMTSIRETVGMSAELVQALGERSREVGQVVELITEVANQVNLLALNAAIEAARAGEHGKGFSVVADEVRQLAEQSRGAATSIHTIIEEMQRNTDQAVLAMQAGTAEVEKGMEAVQQAGESFTRILSMTQDVASQIEDVSASVEEMSAGSEEIASSVDYMADIANQSAQNSQMVVAASQEQLASVEEVANSTAQLSQMAVELQEMIARFKVQA
- a CDS encoding GerAB/ArcD/ProY family transporter translates to MAERKQVHMLNQRQFAWMIATVLISGGLVSLPKSLMELAKLDAWFSQALGMAYAFYIAYFLCQCARRFPGKNLFEINFLLCGRFGGGLINALFLFFIWMVLVRDTRGFADFMNSTLLLKTPEEFTILMFLLVVVYYCKSSVEVAARVNDLMFPLFMVVLFGMPFLLTNEFSFARLEPILGHGFPTVLVGNLLPMGWYGDTLIMGAFLHTITASRQIHSAVKFGVTLAGVGLTLLMFICICVLGSTVAGRMMYPNYTLVEQIHITDYLDRLELVMFSVWLPSFVLKVCFIFTAFLIGLNSFTKRTTLNLYCRQFGWLLLTTTAMAFHSVVEVFDFGNYGSILLVVGMQLPITILLFILLARQKRDHRERQTDLEIQAKEQERRNGPDAKWYDRVRMKTWALCSLGGLAFCFVCIGLGALLGRDIAKVGWTCGVVYVLVMFVLLFSTYMEMRQVRLSSVKPEIKQKRERKLA
- a CDS encoding PepSY domain-containing protein — protein: MKTKYIAVTAVAILLGSLAWFSDHTQLERQALATDGITLDVPDHDPQIAQSDAIASARSAYGDLISKETDVHVEYCLVSNTHLTSAKVNRRLERTPAYIVRFTRTTPSTGPSVRVVHVIVDASSGEALQAYSNQ